A region of Methyloversatilis discipulorum DNA encodes the following proteins:
- a CDS encoding ShlB/FhaC/HecB family hemolysin secretion/activation protein yields the protein MALIRTTALASALVLSFPLHAQVAPDAGRTLQETVPPVQPPRPSPEITIEPPSDAAVAPEGGVRVTLQSVGFSGNTVFDEATLQAALGDVVGREFDLAGLRELAARVSAFYRGAGYPFARAFLPAQAMRDGALRIEVIEGRYGQVRADGEADLAAGAQRFLGSLQAGDVIEGGALERTALLLDDLPGVRAVPIIRPGQELGTGDMIVRVERERRYALEVGADNHGNRYTGQGRARVNLGVDSPFMLGDQFLLRGLLTQEGMWFGHAGYSLPVGVSGLRAQFAYAHTYYQLERDFAALDASGTAKTTSAGLSYPLLRSQRANVNLSVSLQYKDLNDRQGATQSSSDKSSHALPVTLGFDLRDGLGGGGMTYGALAWTPGRLDLDSGLAAFDRTTARTEGGFSRYNLDVARLQLLPAGFNLFGRLSAQWASRNLDSSEGFGLGGPNGVRAYPVGEGYGDEGALAQVELRWTHGALSPYGFYDIGRVRTDARRWQAIDNSRSISGAGFGLRAQDSGWTFDASFAWRLSGGAPQSDTKDRLPRVWVSAGYNF from the coding sequence ATGGCTTTGATCCGTACCACAGCGCTCGCCAGCGCGCTTGTGCTCTCCTTTCCGCTCCATGCCCAGGTCGCGCCTGACGCCGGCCGCACGCTGCAGGAAACCGTGCCGCCGGTGCAGCCGCCCCGGCCCTCACCCGAGATCACGATAGAACCGCCGTCGGACGCCGCCGTCGCGCCCGAGGGCGGCGTCCGCGTCACGCTGCAGTCGGTCGGTTTCAGCGGCAATACCGTGTTCGACGAGGCGACCCTGCAGGCCGCGCTCGGCGATGTCGTCGGCCGCGAGTTCGATCTTGCAGGCCTGCGCGAGCTGGCCGCTCGCGTGTCGGCCTTCTACCGCGGTGCGGGCTACCCGTTCGCGCGCGCCTTCCTGCCGGCGCAGGCGATGCGCGACGGCGCGTTGCGCATCGAGGTCATCGAAGGGCGTTACGGCCAGGTGCGCGCCGACGGCGAAGCCGATCTGGCCGCCGGGGCGCAGCGTTTCCTGGGGTCGCTGCAGGCCGGCGACGTGATCGAAGGCGGGGCGCTCGAACGCACCGCCCTGCTGCTCGACGATCTGCCCGGTGTCCGCGCGGTGCCCATCATCCGTCCGGGGCAGGAACTCGGCACCGGCGACATGATCGTGCGCGTCGAGCGCGAGCGTCGCTATGCACTCGAAGTGGGTGCCGACAACCACGGCAACCGCTACACCGGACAGGGCCGCGCGCGCGTCAATCTGGGCGTCGACAGCCCCTTCATGCTGGGTGACCAGTTTCTGCTGCGCGGCCTGCTGACGCAGGAGGGCATGTGGTTCGGTCACGCCGGCTACAGCCTGCCGGTCGGCGTGTCCGGCCTGCGCGCGCAGTTCGCCTACGCACACACCTACTATCAGCTCGAACGCGATTTCGCGGCGCTCGATGCCAGCGGCACGGCGAAGACCACCAGCGCCGGGCTGAGCTATCCGCTGCTGCGCTCGCAGCGCGCCAACGTCAATCTGTCGGTCAGCCTGCAGTACAAGGACCTGAACGACAGGCAGGGCGCCACGCAGAGCAGCAGCGACAAGTCCAGCCACGCGCTGCCGGTCACGCTGGGTTTCGATCTGCGCGACGGTCTGGGTGGCGGTGGCATGACCTACGGCGCGCTGGCCTGGACGCCCGGCCGGCTCGATCTCGACAGCGGCCTCGCCGCGTTTGATCGCACCACCGCGCGTACCGAGGGCGGTTTCAGCCGCTACAACCTCGATGTCGCCCGCCTGCAGCTGCTGCCGGCCGGCTTCAACCTGTTCGGCCGGCTGTCGGCGCAGTGGGCCAGCCGCAATCTCGACTCGTCGGAAGGCTTCGGCCTCGGCGGGCCGAATGGCGTGCGCGCCTACCCGGTGGGCGAGGGCTACGGCGACGAAGGCGCGCTGGCGCAGGTCGAACTGCGCTGGACGCATGGCGCGCTGAGCCCCTACGGCTTCTATGACATCGGCCGCGTCCGCACCGACGCCCGCCGCTGGCAGGCCATCGACAACAGCCGGTCGATCAGCGGCGCCGGTTTCGGCTTGCGCGCCCAGGACAGCGGCTGGACCTTCGATGCCTCGTTCGCCTGGCGTCTGTCCGGTGGCGCGCCGCAGTCCGACACCAAGGACCGCCTGCCGCGCGTCTGGGTCAGCGCCGGCTACAACTTCTGA
- a CDS encoding ABC transporter ATP-binding protein has translation MSAPSTFRLTDVPRAIAFFLEADRRRYLFFISVLGVVQFYPMLPPYLIGRVADFLLGWQRGDSLAPLYTLVITLGVAHACVALVRLSTKRVIGRMAIDARMRAKVWGFERLLDFSLAWHQKESTGNKAQRVITGADAVRDWTSELVNALLTASGAFFGALIACMLLHPATVLFFLYYCGVLGFIEWYFYRRIARLSDQINASMENASGSFVESAANILSVKAMNAGADMTARVADRERAARDFAYRRLRLTNTKWMLFQLHTALAWAIYIFGVAWGVMEGGLSVGLVLTYSAYFNTLREASMDMTDRVQTMIERTSNLGRMMPLFAPQPSQHGTLDWPADWRALQAEALTFAHDGRRVLGPLDFRIARGEHVGIAGRSGSGKSTLVKLLLALYPPESGRLTVDGVPLADIRHEALLHQIAVVPQETELFSLSLLENLTLGREVSMVDVLRACRIAQLDDVIALLPEGLESPVGEKGHSLSGGQRQRVGIARAVLRDAPVLLLDEATSALDADTEARVIDALMSEHAPGRTVILIAHRPRAFERMGRVLTMDAGRLTGDGSFHAHAPAPA, from the coding sequence ATGTCCGCCCCGTCCACCTTCCGCCTGACCGACGTCCCGCGCGCGATCGCCTTCTTTCTTGAAGCCGACCGCCGCCGCTACCTGTTCTTCATCTCCGTGCTGGGCGTAGTGCAGTTCTATCCGATGCTGCCGCCCTATCTGATCGGGCGGGTGGCGGATTTCCTGCTCGGCTGGCAACGCGGCGACAGCCTCGCGCCGCTGTACACGCTGGTGATCACGCTGGGTGTGGCGCATGCCTGCGTGGCGCTGGTGCGGCTGTCGACCAAGCGGGTGATCGGGCGCATGGCGATTGATGCGCGGATGCGCGCCAAGGTGTGGGGCTTCGAGCGCCTGCTCGATTTCTCGCTGGCCTGGCATCAGAAGGAGAGCACCGGCAACAAGGCGCAGCGGGTGATCACCGGGGCGGACGCAGTGCGCGACTGGACCAGCGAACTGGTCAATGCGCTGCTCACCGCCAGCGGCGCCTTCTTCGGCGCGCTGATCGCCTGCATGCTGCTGCACCCGGCGACGGTGCTGTTCTTCCTCTACTACTGCGGCGTGCTCGGTTTCATCGAGTGGTATTTCTACCGCCGCATCGCGCGGCTGTCCGACCAGATCAACGCGTCGATGGAGAACGCCAGCGGCAGCTTCGTCGAGAGCGCGGCCAACATCCTGTCGGTGAAGGCGATGAATGCCGGCGCCGACATGACCGCCCGCGTGGCCGACCGCGAGCGCGCGGCGCGCGATTTCGCCTACCGCCGGCTGCGCCTTACCAATACGAAGTGGATGCTGTTCCAGCTGCACACCGCGCTGGCCTGGGCGATCTACATCTTCGGCGTGGCCTGGGGCGTGATGGAGGGCGGGCTGTCGGTCGGGCTGGTGCTCACCTACAGCGCCTACTTCAATACGCTGCGCGAGGCGTCGATGGACATGACCGACCGCGTGCAGACGATGATAGAGCGCACCTCCAACCTCGGCCGCATGATGCCGCTGTTCGCGCCGCAGCCCAGCCAGCACGGCACGCTGGACTGGCCGGCAGACTGGCGCGCGCTGCAGGCGGAAGCGCTCACCTTCGCGCACGACGGCCGGCGCGTACTCGGGCCGCTGGACTTCCGCATCGCGCGCGGCGAGCACGTCGGCATCGCCGGCCGCTCCGGTTCCGGCAAGAGCACGCTGGTGAAGCTGCTGCTGGCGCTCTACCCACCGGAATCGGGCCGGCTCACCGTCGATGGCGTACCGTTGGCCGACATCCGGCACGAGGCGCTGTTGCACCAGATCGCGGTGGTGCCGCAGGAAACCGAACTGTTCAGCCTGTCGCTGCTGGAAAACCTGACCCTGGGCCGCGAGGTGAGCATGGTCGATGTGCTGCGCGCCTGCCGCATCGCCCAGCTCGACGACGTGATCGCGCTGCTGCCCGAGGGGCTGGAGAGCCCGGTCGGCGAGAAGGGGCACAGCCTGTCCGGCGGCCAGCGCCAGCGCGTGGGCATCGCGCGCGCAGTGCTGCGCGACGCGCCGGTGCTGCTGCTCGACGAAGCCACGTCGGCCCTCGACGCCGACACCGAAGCACGGGTGATCGACGCACTGATGAGCGAGCACGCGCCCGGCCGCACCGTCATCCTGATCGCGCACCGCCCGCGCGCCTTCGAGCGCATGGGGCGCGTGCTCACGATGGACGCCGGCCGGCTGACCGGCGACGGGTCATTCCATGCACATGCTCCGGCGCCGGCATAG
- a CDS encoding ChbG/HpnK family deacetylase — protein MKTVYLTADDYGYNAAVDDAILALMANGRLSGAGCMTRAPGWPAAASRIGAAGRFGLHLDFTEFSPPRRGLWPLIGAALARRLDATALRDEIATQCALFEDATGRAPAYVDGHQHVHQLPQIREALVDVLVARYAGRLPWLRISGARIGDGAKPLFIAALGAAALERLAFAARIRTTPRLLGAYVFDGDATGYRQRLSGWLGNAADGDAVMVHPATQALPGDPIGAARVREYGVLASDTLPALLAANAVELGALGA, from the coding sequence GTGAAGACGGTGTATCTCACCGCCGACGACTACGGCTACAACGCCGCGGTCGACGACGCCATCCTGGCGCTGATGGCCAACGGCCGGCTGTCCGGCGCCGGCTGCATGACGCGCGCACCCGGCTGGCCGGCGGCGGCGTCGCGCATCGGTGCCGCGGGCCGCTTCGGCCTGCATCTCGACTTCACCGAATTCAGCCCTCCGCGTCGCGGCCTTTGGCCGCTGATCGGCGCCGCCCTCGCGCGCCGGCTCGACGCGACCGCACTGCGCGACGAAATCGCCACCCAGTGCGCGCTGTTCGAGGACGCGACCGGCCGTGCGCCGGCCTATGTGGACGGCCACCAGCACGTGCACCAGCTGCCGCAGATCCGCGAAGCGCTGGTCGACGTGCTGGTCGCCCGCTACGCCGGCCGCCTGCCCTGGCTGCGCATCAGCGGCGCGCGCATCGGCGACGGCGCCAAGCCTCTGTTCATCGCCGCGCTCGGCGCTGCCGCACTGGAACGCCTGGCCTTCGCCGCACGCATCCGCACGACACCGCGACTGCTCGGCGCCTATGTTTTCGACGGCGACGCCACCGGCTACCGTCAGCGACTGTCCGGCTGGCTCGGCAACGCCGCCGACGGCGACGCGGTGATGGTGCACCCGGCCACGCAAGCGCTGCCCGGCGATCCGATCGGCGCCGCGCGTGTGCGCGAGTACGGCGTGCTGGCATCCGACACCCTGCCGGCTCTGCTTGCCGCCAATGCCGTGGAGCTGGGCGCGCTGGGCGCCTAA
- a CDS encoding HNH endonuclease — translation MRCIFCKTESTSSRAVEHIIPESMGNTNHVLPVGAVCDWCNQYFARKVERQVLESPTFRLIRASMEVQSKRGRVPQWEPSDGTSKPDYRLMGRFLAKVGLEVLSFKTLDVDGWNDEVVDKVELDELRNYARFNIGSDWPFTTRTLHPVNAQFVEDDQTFHLLHEFDILLTSRSEAFLVLSLFGVELGINLGGRSLEGYREWLEGHRYGSPLYAGKNA, via the coding sequence ATGCGCTGCATCTTCTGCAAGACGGAGTCAACGTCCAGTCGCGCTGTCGAGCACATCATTCCGGAGTCCATGGGCAACACGAATCACGTGCTGCCAGTCGGCGCTGTCTGCGACTGGTGCAATCAGTACTTCGCTCGCAAGGTTGAACGGCAAGTGCTTGAGTCGCCCACCTTTCGGCTTATCCGAGCGAGCATGGAGGTGCAAAGCAAACGCGGTCGGGTTCCCCAATGGGAGCCAAGCGACGGCACCTCAAAGCCTGACTACCGTTTGATGGGGCGCTTCCTAGCCAAGGTCGGCCTAGAAGTTCTCTCATTCAAAACCCTAGATGTCGACGGCTGGAACGACGAAGTAGTGGACAAGGTTGAACTTGACGAGCTACGAAACTACGCACGGTTCAACATCGGGAGCGACTGGCCGTTTACCACGAGAACACTGCACCCAGTGAATGCACAGTTTGTGGAAGACGATCAAACTTTTCACTTGCTGCATGAGTTCGATATTCTCCTTACCAGTAGGTCAGAAGCATTTCTTGTCCTCTCGCTGTTCGGCGTTGAGCTTGGAATTAACCTCGGCGGTAGGTCGCTGGAGGGCTACCGTGAGTGGCTCGAGGGTCATCGCTATGGCAGCCCGCTGTACGCCGGCAAGAACGCCTAA
- a CDS encoding CorA family divalent cation transporter, with amino-acid sequence MWPLRLMPMRAGDEVQRHSEALAAITENNPWREQRDEFTGAPTDFHERHYREFVTFLPHVQRFLYGQGRSSATLRGYGESPIRVFRRHDIAAVRLGCEDGSTLDLTVQHIDLYFFYDVDVVLLVLEVYADDLPLPRVQELLFRFGRAFPAKWTNGGSEDGRAAQCMRSVQWLGRDGQVLAESDYGDRERYLRHVWEHRASAIGKHWEYLLSPMVLHHSEADGDIRYRQLEYHRQPKMTFLSFDDPFALTREDFVRLGQATQPDDGRPLPYSEEVMSEFERTACYDRFWVPGRRSENASTRVICTGPSMVMVGMHGLSGYSDPQNGLLAEFRHQYFLIGLIAHFHRASLLMLMDRLVVAVSLLDADDADSRRRFKRGIRQTMEIFLRFNHRYWFGEVSKQSMAKDLFDMWSRNLGNEALYNELRAEILDMDNYLEADDSRRQNETLLRLTVVTIFGLVGTIVTGFLGMNIFDGPPATLLGKIGAVVVVAIPTLVLTFYTLKKSSALSEFFDAVSDDTLTPRQKVRAFLRIWRPRSSAAGRRRNDRARTRP; translated from the coding sequence ATGTGGCCGCTGCGGCTGATGCCGATGCGCGCCGGCGACGAGGTGCAGCGGCATTCCGAAGCGCTGGCGGCGATCACCGAGAACAACCCCTGGCGCGAACAGCGCGACGAATTCACCGGCGCGCCGACTGACTTCCACGAGCGCCATTACCGCGAGTTCGTCACCTTTCTGCCGCACGTGCAGCGCTTCCTCTACGGCCAGGGGCGTTCCAGCGCCACCTTGCGCGGCTACGGCGAATCGCCGATCCGCGTGTTCCGCCGGCACGACATCGCCGCCGTCCGCCTCGGTTGTGAGGACGGCAGCACGCTGGATCTGACGGTGCAGCACATCGACCTCTATTTCTTCTATGACGTCGATGTGGTGCTGCTGGTGCTTGAGGTGTATGCCGACGACCTGCCGCTGCCGCGGGTGCAGGAACTGCTGTTCCGTTTCGGCCGCGCCTTTCCGGCGAAGTGGACGAACGGCGGGAGCGAGGACGGGCGCGCCGCGCAGTGCATGCGCAGCGTGCAGTGGCTGGGCCGCGACGGCCAGGTGCTGGCCGAATCCGACTACGGCGATCGCGAGCGCTATCTGCGCCATGTGTGGGAACACCGCGCGTCGGCCATCGGCAAGCACTGGGAATACCTGCTCAGCCCGATGGTGCTGCACCACTCGGAAGCCGACGGCGACATCCGCTACCGCCAGCTCGAGTATCACCGTCAGCCGAAGATGACCTTCCTGTCCTTCGACGATCCGTTCGCGCTGACGCGCGAGGACTTCGTCCGTCTCGGCCAGGCGACGCAGCCGGACGACGGCCGGCCGCTGCCGTATTCGGAAGAGGTGATGTCGGAGTTCGAACGCACCGCCTGCTACGACCGCTTCTGGGTGCCCGGGCGGCGCAGCGAGAACGCGAGCACGCGCGTCATCTGCACCGGGCCGTCGATGGTGATGGTGGGCATGCACGGACTGAGCGGCTATTCAGATCCGCAGAACGGCCTGCTGGCCGAGTTCCGTCACCAGTATTTCCTGATCGGCCTGATCGCCCACTTCCACCGCGCCTCGCTGCTGATGCTGATGGACCGTCTGGTGGTGGCGGTGAGCCTGCTCGACGCCGACGACGCGGACTCGCGCCGGCGATTCAAGCGCGGCATCCGCCAGACCATGGAAATTTTCCTGCGCTTCAACCACCGCTACTGGTTCGGCGAGGTATCGAAGCAGTCGATGGCCAAGGACCTGTTCGACATGTGGAGCCGCAACCTCGGCAACGAGGCGCTGTACAACGAGCTGCGCGCCGAAATACTCGACATGGACAACTACCTGGAAGCGGACGACAGCCGCCGCCAGAACGAGACGCTGCTGCGGCTGACCGTGGTGACCATCTTCGGTCTGGTCGGCACTATCGTCACCGGTTTCCTCGGCATGAACATTTTCGACGGCCCGCCGGCCACGCTGCTCGGCAAGATTGGCGCCGTCGTCGTGGTGGCGATCCCGACGCTGGTGCTCACCTTCTATACGCTGAAGAAATCGAGCGCGCTGTCGGAGTTCTTCGACGCGGTGTCGGACGACACGCTGACGCCGCGACAGAAGGTGCGCGCCTTCCTGCGCATCTGGCGACCGCGCAGCAGCGCCGCCGGCCGGCGTCGCAACGACCGCGCGCGCACGCGCCCCTGA
- a CDS encoding PEP-CTERM sorting domain-containing protein, translating into MTFPTHFLNLIARSAAALSLALVASHAGAAVIAQDGFQSYSTGALNGANGGSGWGGAWSATGNANVVDPAADLSGNRALALTGNASNAAVRTLASSFSGNSLFVSFLVQADRGSAIDRNDFMGLWLDLGANNGGSNRPNIGIKGNQDSTSATNDIFARTTGTNGSYAPGSNLDVLDTYLVVGHLYRNAAGNYTNFDLWLNPTVDDFLSPDASFTGNAGISAIDRVGIRLANIDSGDRILIDNLRLSTTFQEATAVPEPGVLGLLGLGLAGLAFARRRNT; encoded by the coding sequence ATGACCTTCCCGACTCATTTCCTGAATCTGATTGCACGCTCAGCCGCGGCTCTGTCACTGGCGCTTGTTGCGTCGCATGCCGGCGCCGCAGTGATTGCCCAGGACGGCTTCCAGTCCTATTCGACCGGCGCGCTGAACGGCGCCAACGGCGGTTCGGGCTGGGGTGGCGCGTGGAGCGCGACCGGCAACGCCAACGTCGTCGATCCGGCCGCCGATCTGTCCGGCAACCGTGCACTGGCCCTGACCGGCAACGCAAGCAACGCGGCCGTGCGCACGCTGGCGTCGTCCTTCAGCGGCAACAGCCTGTTCGTCAGTTTCCTGGTCCAGGCCGACCGCGGCAGCGCGATCGACCGCAACGACTTCATGGGCCTGTGGCTGGATCTGGGCGCCAACAACGGTGGCAGCAATCGTCCGAACATCGGCATCAAGGGCAATCAGGACAGCACCAGCGCCACCAACGACATCTTCGCCCGCACCACCGGCACCAACGGCAGCTATGCGCCGGGCAGCAATCTCGACGTGCTCGACACCTATCTCGTGGTCGGTCACCTGTACCGCAATGCCGCCGGCAACTACACGAACTTCGATCTGTGGCTGAACCCGACCGTTGACGACTTCCTGTCGCCGGACGCGAGCTTCACCGGCAACGCCGGCATTTCGGCCATCGATCGTGTGGGCATCCGTCTGGCCAACATCGACAGCGGCGATCGCATCCTGATCGACAACCTGCGTCTGTCGACCACCTTCCAAGAAGCGACGGCCGTTCCGGAACCGGGCGTGCTCGGCCTGCTGGGTCTCGGCCTGGCCGGTCTGGCGTTCGCGCGCCGTCGCAACACCTGA
- a CDS encoding glycosyltransferase family 2 protein: protein MNQTAPTPPAAARNTPPVLSVVVPAYNEAGALASTLDMIARHLAALVPHYEIVVVDDGSRDATAQIAADCAQRLPVTLVRFSRNFGKEAAISAGLQHARGDVVVCMDADGQHSADLLGTMLAHWREGWDMVYAVRADRAQQGLFNQIGSKLFYRMMNMGGRLDIPPNAGDFRLMDRRVVDALLALPERQRFMKGMYAWVGFRSIGIPYTPLPRAAGETTFNRLNLMRLAWTGLTSFSVLPLRMASLIGLLLSSIAFAYGLYIVVEKMLLGIDVPGWPTVVVSIMFFSGVQLLFIGVLGEYLARVYEEVKGRPPYVVAEIVRNGDKR from the coding sequence ATGAACCAGACCGCCCCGACTCCGCCTGCTGCCGCGCGCAACACCCCACCCGTACTCAGCGTCGTGGTGCCGGCCTATAACGAGGCCGGCGCGCTCGCCAGCACGCTGGACATGATTGCGCGCCACCTGGCTGCGCTGGTGCCGCACTATGAGATCGTCGTCGTCGACGACGGCAGCCGCGATGCCACGGCGCAGATCGCTGCCGACTGCGCACAGCGTCTGCCGGTGACGCTGGTGCGCTTCTCGCGAAATTTCGGCAAGGAGGCGGCGATCTCCGCCGGCCTGCAGCACGCGCGCGGCGACGTGGTGGTGTGCATGGACGCCGACGGCCAGCACTCGGCCGACCTGCTGGGCACCATGCTGGCGCACTGGCGCGAGGGCTGGGACATGGTCTATGCGGTGCGCGCCGACCGCGCGCAGCAAGGGCTGTTCAACCAGATCGGTTCAAAACTGTTCTACCGCATGATGAATATGGGTGGCCGGCTGGACATTCCGCCCAACGCCGGCGACTTCCGGCTGATGGACCGGCGCGTCGTCGACGCCCTGCTCGCGCTGCCCGAACGCCAGCGCTTCATGAAGGGCATGTACGCCTGGGTCGGTTTCCGCTCGATCGGCATTCCCTACACGCCGCTGCCGCGCGCCGCCGGCGAAACCACCTTCAACCGGCTCAACCTGATGCGTCTGGCGTGGACCGGGCTGACCAGCTTTTCCGTGCTGCCGCTGCGCATGGCCAGCCTGATCGGGCTGCTGCTGTCGTCGATCGCCTTCGCCTACGGCCTGTACATCGTGGTCGAGAAGATGCTGCTCGGCATCGACGTGCCGGGCTGGCCGACCGTGGTGGTCAGCATCATGTTCTTCTCCGGCGTGCAGTTGCTGTTCATCGGCGTCCTCGGCGAATACCTCGCCCGCGTGTACGAGGAGGTGAAAGGCCGGCCACCCTATGTGGTTGCCGAAATCGTGCGCAACGGGGACAAGCGCTGA
- a CDS encoding group II truncated hemoglobin — translation MNAPSMKPPSMFQQIGGEEPLRRLVNAFYDIVETHPDGEPVHKLHQEGFGVAHLREAQFEFLCGFLGGPRYYAERMGHSNLRQMHAHIAIGQAEVVSWLRCMVHAIEATDIPTDVGVRLMQHFTRAAEALKNRDH, via the coding sequence ATGAACGCCCCGTCGATGAAGCCGCCCAGCATGTTCCAGCAGATCGGCGGCGAAGAGCCGCTGCGCCGGCTGGTCAATGCCTTCTACGACATCGTCGAAACCCACCCGGACGGTGAGCCGGTACACAAGCTGCACCAGGAAGGTTTCGGCGTCGCCCACCTGCGCGAGGCGCAGTTCGAGTTCCTGTGCGGCTTCCTCGGCGGCCCGCGCTACTACGCCGAACGCATGGGCCACTCCAACCTGCGGCAGATGCACGCACACATCGCCATCGGCCAGGCGGAGGTCGTGTCCTGGCTGCGCTGCATGGTGCATGCGATCGAGGCGACCGACATCCCGACCGACGTCGGCGTCCGGCTGATGCAGCACTTCACCCGCGCCGCCGAGGCGCTGAAGAACCGCGACCACTGA
- a CDS encoding ArnT family glycosyltransferase: MTSAALRRNAPALLLFALITVYLLLCFDQHGLSNDEEVQHVYGRLLLDYYRSGLTDLSAFQYKNLYLYGGLFDLLAASAERLLPTMNVWDLRHLLTALFGLGGLFAVYRTARLLAGEAAALSAVGLLMLTGAWGGALFTHTKDIPFAACMAWATLCIMRLVPLMPRPPLALVLQLGAAIGCAFGLRVGAVFAVMTLGLTVFAVSALSAGDLRTRAAYLLRSIASLLPAVPVALALMALFWPWSMQAPGNLFKALTTFSHFTFDLYTVLDGEVMKIGDVPRHYLPLYLGARLPELALAGLLFAAVGALTAGRRIDWLRWLPVLLAALLPLALALATRPTLYNGIRHFTFLLPPLAVISAAGLCAAGRAARARPATATVFALLCAAGVAVPLYDMARLAPYHYVNYNRLAGGFAGAPDRWETDYWSDGVREAAALLRARIDAEPAPAEPWQVAVCAESLQAQAWLPTDRYLVTRDWVRADFFISTTHMRCDEVLRGDEIARVERAGLTLTVVKDRRALPPELRRPLR; encoded by the coding sequence GTGACCTCTGCCGCCCTCCGCCGCAACGCCCCTGCCCTCCTGCTGTTCGCCCTGATCACCGTCTATCTGCTGCTGTGCTTCGACCAGCACGGCCTGAGCAACGACGAGGAGGTGCAGCACGTCTATGGCCGGCTGCTGCTCGATTACTACCGCTCCGGACTGACCGATCTTTCGGCCTTCCAGTACAAGAACCTCTACCTCTACGGCGGTCTGTTCGACCTGCTCGCCGCGTCGGCCGAACGGCTGCTGCCGACGATGAATGTGTGGGATCTGCGGCATCTGCTGACCGCGCTGTTCGGTCTCGGCGGTCTGTTCGCGGTGTATCGCACGGCGCGACTGCTGGCCGGTGAGGCGGCGGCGCTGAGCGCGGTCGGGCTGCTGATGCTGACCGGCGCCTGGGGCGGCGCGCTGTTCACGCATACCAAGGACATCCCCTTCGCCGCCTGCATGGCGTGGGCGACGCTGTGCATCATGCGGCTGGTGCCGTTGATGCCGCGCCCGCCGCTGGCGCTCGTGCTGCAACTGGGTGCGGCCATCGGCTGTGCGTTCGGGTTGCGCGTCGGCGCGGTGTTCGCGGTGATGACGCTGGGACTGACCGTGTTCGCGGTCAGCGCGCTGTCGGCCGGTGATCTGCGCACGCGGGCGGCTTACCTGCTGCGCTCGATCGCCAGCCTGCTGCCGGCCGTACCGGTCGCGCTGGCACTGATGGCGCTGTTCTGGCCCTGGTCGATGCAGGCGCCGGGCAATCTGTTCAAGGCGCTCACCACCTTCTCGCACTTCACCTTCGACCTGTACACGGTGCTCGACGGCGAGGTGATGAAGATAGGCGACGTGCCGCGTCACTATCTGCCGCTCTACCTCGGCGCCCGGCTGCCCGAGCTGGCGCTGGCCGGCCTGCTGTTCGCCGCCGTCGGTGCGCTGACAGCCGGGCGACGCATCGACTGGCTGCGCTGGCTGCCGGTGCTGCTGGCCGCACTGCTGCCGCTGGCGCTCGCGCTGGCCACCCGGCCGACGCTGTACAACGGCATCCGCCACTTCACCTTCCTGCTGCCGCCGCTGGCGGTGATCTCGGCCGCCGGCCTGTGCGCCGCCGGGCGGGCCGCGCGCGCGCGACCCGCCACAGCCACCGTCTTCGCGCTGCTGTGCGCGGCCGGCGTCGCCGTGCCGCTGTACGACATGGCGCGGCTCGCCCCCTATCACTACGTGAACTACAACAGGCTGGCCGGCGGCTTCGCCGGCGCACCGGACCGCTGGGAAACCGATTACTGGTCGGACGGCGTACGCGAAGCGGCGGCTCTGCTGCGCGCGCGCATCGACGCCGAGCCGGCACCGGCCGAACCGTGGCAGGTGGCGGTGTGCGCCGAATCGCTGCAGGCGCAGGCCTGGCTGCCGACCGACCGCTACCTCGTCACCCGCGACTGGGTGCGCGCCGACTTTTTCATCTCGACCACGCACATGCGCTGCGACGAAGTGCTGCGCGGCGACGAGATCGCGCGCGTCGAGCGCGCAGGACTGACGCTGACCGTGGTAAAGGACCGCCGCGCGCTGCCGCCTGAACTGCGCCGCCCGCTGCGCTGA
- a CDS encoding GtrA family protein gives MRASVLLFLIVGGCAAATHYLVTLGVDWATGIDPAWSNLVGFLCAFPISYLGHRNLSFAGTQAPHRQALPRLLAVSCTAFVGNQLMLAALLRFTPLPLWVALAIVLVFVALSTWLLGRYWAFAHTPA, from the coding sequence ATGCGGGCGTCGGTGCTGCTGTTCCTGATCGTCGGCGGCTGTGCGGCGGCGACGCATTATCTGGTCACGCTGGGCGTGGACTGGGCGACCGGCATCGATCCCGCGTGGTCCAATCTGGTCGGCTTCCTGTGCGCCTTCCCGATCAGCTATCTCGGCCACCGCAATCTGTCCTTCGCCGGCACGCAGGCGCCGCACCGGCAGGCGCTGCCGCGACTGCTGGCGGTGTCCTGTACCGCCTTCGTCGGCAACCAGCTGATGCTCGCCGCGTTGCTGCGCTTCACGCCGCTGCCGCTGTGGGTCGCGCTGGCCATCGTGCTGGTGTTCGTCGCACTCAGTACCTGGCTGCTCGGCCGCTACTGGGCGTTCGCGCACACTCCCGCATGA